The nucleotide sequence GAGTGGATGGCCGGGCTGGAATCGTCAAAGATGCAGGGCGAGAGGCCGAGGAACGGGGCGCACCGCCTTGCGGCGCCATCGAAAAAGGACGTCGAACAATGGAAAATATATGGGTCTTTCTCGTCATCCTGGTCTTCTGGATCGTCCTCAACCGGTGGATCCTCCCCCGGCTGGGCATCCCGACCTGAGCGGTGCCGTCGTGCGAGGTCGGGTCCCGATCTCCCGAAGAGGCCGCCTTCCCGCGGGCGACCGAAGATGACGGCAGGGGGGAGGGCGGTCGCTAGGGCGCGGCCGCGTTCCACAGGAGGCCGAGGAGCGCCTCGACCCCTTCCCCGGTTCTTGCGGAGCACGGCAGCGGTGCCGCGGCCAGGTCGCCGAGTGCCGCCCGGATTCGCTTCATCTGCGCCGCCCGGCGCGGTTGCGGGATCTTGTCGATCTTGTTGACCACCACCCAGGCCTGCCGCCCGAGACCCCGGACGTAGCGGACGAGGTCCACGTCCGCCTGGTCGGGGAGGCGCCGGGCGTCCACGATGCAGACGACTCCCCGCAGGGTCGCGCGGCCGGAGAGGTAGCCCTCCACCAGGGCCTGCCATTGCCGCCGCACGGCGGCCGGGACCCGGGCGAATCCGTAGCCCGGCAGGTCCACCAGGTAGAAGGCGTCGTTGACGCCGTAGAAGTTGAGGCCCCGGGTATGGCCGGGCCGCTGGCTGACCCGCGCCAGCTTCCGCCGGCCGAGGAGGCGGTTCAGGAGGGCGGACTTGCCCACGTTGGACCGGCCGGCCACGGCGATCTCCGGCCGATCGGCCGGGGGCAGGCGGGAGAGGTCGTGGACGCTCGCCGCCAGCTCCGCCTTCCGGACGCGGGGCTCCACCCTAGAGGACTTTGTTCAGGTTGTATTCGATGATGCCCTGGGCCCCGGCCTCGGTGAGCCGGGGGATCAGCTCCCGGACCACGTTCTCGGCGATGACCGTCTCCACGGAGCACCAGCCGGCGTCGTAGAGGGGCGAGACGGTGGGGGCGTTCAGGCTGGGCAGGAGGTCCACCACCGATGCCAGGCGCTCCTTGGGGACGTTCATCTTGAGCCCCACCAGGCGGTGGGCCCGCAGCGCCCCCTTGAGTAGGAGCGCGATCTGCTCGATCTTCTTCCGCTTCCAGGGATCCGCCCAGGCCGCGTGGTTGGCGATGAGCTGGGGCGTGCTCTCCATGAGCTCCTCGATGATGACCAGCCCGTGGGCCCGGATGGTACTCCCGGTCTCGGTCACCTCCACCACGGCGTCGGCCAGGCCCGAGACCACCTTGGCCTCGGTGGCGCCCCACGAGAATTCCACCTGGACGTCCACGTTGCGCTCGGCGAAGTAGCGGCGGGTGAAGTTCACCATCTCCGTGGCGATCTTCTTGCCGGCCAGGTCCTCCGCCTTCCGGTAGGGGGAGTCCCCGGGAACGGCCAGCACCCACCGCGCCGGGCGTCGGCTCACCTTGGAATAGACCAGCTCGGTGACGAAGACCACGTCCGACTCGTTCTCGAGGATCCAGTCCCGGCCGGTGATGCCCACGTCCAGGGTCCCCTGCTCCACGTAGCGCGACATCTCCTGCGCGCGGCAGATGCTGCAGGCGATCTCCGGGTCGTCGATGTCCGGGAAGTAGCTCCGGTGGTGCACGTCGATACGCCAGCCGGACTTGGCGAAGAGATCGATGGTGGCCTTCTCGAGGCTGCCCTTGGGGATGCCGAGCTTGAGCTTGTTCACGTGCCGTAGACCTCCCGGGGGTCGAAGACGGGCTCCCCCTCGGTGACGAGCCCTTCGGGGGTGACCCGGCGGTGGAAGCAGGAGCGGCGCCCGGTGTGGCAGGCGGCGCCGCCCAGCTGCTCCACCTTGAGCAGCAGGGTGTCCCCGTCACAGTCGAGGCGCGCTTCCCGGAGCATCTGGACGTGCCCGGAGGTCTCTCCCTTGAGCCACAGCCGATTCCGGGACCGGCTCCAGTAGTGGACCTTCCCGGTCTCGAGGGTCTTCGTCCAGGCCTCGCGGTTCATGTAGGCCAGCATCAAGACTTCGCCGGTGGCCGCATCCTGGGCGATGGCGGGGAGGAGGCCGCCGCCTTTGGCAAAGTCCGGGGCGTCGATGGGGTCACGGAGGGATGGCATGGGTCGTCCTGGTGATGGGCGGGTGCTGTCGTGCCCCGCCCCGGTGCGCGAATCTTGATGGCGGCGCAAAAATGCGCGGGCTGCGGCGTTCTTCGGATGCCCTCGTCATTGCGGCGTACCCAAGCACGCCTCATTCCTCGACATCCTCGCGCCGCGTAAGTGGCGATTTTGCTGGGCCATCCACTCGGAAGCCTCTTTACGAGGCCATCAATCTTTACAAACGGGGCCCGAACCTGTCAAGCAAGAGGCCCTTTCATGCCGCCGCCGTCGATTTCCGCTCAGGCCTCCCGCCGATGCGGCGGGAGGGCGCCGAGTCGTGCCGGGCGGCCCCTCACCCGCCGGGGGGCTCGGCCAGCGACTCGTCGATCCAGGCGAGGTAGGCGGGCAGCCCGGCCGAGACCGGTACGGCGAGGATCTCCGGGACCTCGTAGGGGTGGGCCCGGCTCAGCTCGGCCTCGAGGGCCGGGTAGCGGTCGGCCCGGGTCTTCGCGGTGATCAGCCACTCCTCGGCCGTTTCCACCCGCCCCTGCCAGCGGTATCGGCTGGTGACGGGGCCGGTGACCTGGACGCAGGCCGCAAGGCGCCGGTCCACGAGGGACCGGGCCAGGCGGTCGGCGTCGGCCCGATCGGCGGCGGTGGTGGTGACCACGAGGTAAGCGGTGTCGTTGGACATGGCGGCCTCCTTCGGCGGCGGCGTCCCGCCCGCATGAGTGTAGCGGAAACCCCGGCGGGTTTCCACGGGGGGCGGCGGCCCGGCCGACCCGCCAAAAGCCGCGTGAGACCGGGGGATTGCCCGTCTTCGGGCCGCTTGACAGGGCGGCCGGCAGGTGTTAGAGAAGGCTGTCTGCCGCCGGGCGGATAGCTCAGCTGGGAGAGCATCGGCCTTACAAGCCGGGGGTCACAGGTTCGAATCCTGTTCCGCCTACCACGCATGGAGGAGCACGCAACGCGCGGGGTCGTAGTTCAGCTGGTTAGAACGCTGGCCTGTCACGCCAGAGGTCGCGAGTTCGAGTCTCGTCGGCCCCGCCACACATAACCTTTTGGTGACGCCCATCGCCGCCTTCCCCGGTGATGGGCTTTTTTCGGGCGGCGCCCCCGGGGCCCCATGCCCGGCCGCCTTCGCGGCCGGCGTGATGCACCGCATCCCGGGGTTGTCACGAGCCCGCGATCCCTTGTCCCTCCCAGGGGCGCCTCCTCAGCCGACGCCGTGGCCGACATCCTCCTCTTTTTCGCCACTCCCTCGAGGGTCATCAGCCTGCTGCTGTTTCTCGGGCTTTTCCTTTGGCCCTTGAAGTACCGGCGGCGGACGGCCCGGCTCCTCCTGGCCGCGGCCTTCGCCCTCTTCCTCCTGGCCGGCAGCGGGATATTGGGCGGTCTCGTCCTGGCCCGCCTGGAGCGGGATCCGGCGCTACCCGCGCCGCCGGCCCCGCCCGCCGCCGCCGTGGTCCTCCTCGGCGTCTCCGGGGGGCCGGCCCGGGCCGACGACGCGCGTCTGGGGATCCTGGCGGCGGTGGAGGCCATCCGCCGCCACCCCGGCCTCCGCTCCGTCTACCTCGTCCCCGCCGACGGGCCGGCCTCCCCGGAACGGGACCTGGAGCTGGAGGCCGCCGCCGGCCTCCTCCGGCGTCTCCTCGCCGGGGAGGCCGTGGACATCCACCTCTTGCCCGGCTGCTCGGGGCCGGTGGAGGGCTTCCGCCGCTTGGCGCCGATCCTGGACCATACCTCCTTCCTCCTCGTGGCCGCCGCCTACCGGATGCCGAGGGCCCTCCTGGCGGCCCGGGACCTCGGGGGGCACCCGGTCCCCGCGCCCAGCGGCCGGCTCTCCGGCGGGGCGTCTCGGGGGCTTCGGAGCCTCTGGCCCACCCCGGAGGGCCTGCTCTGTTCGGATCTGGCCTGCCGCGAGCTGTGCCGGTACGAGGCGGCCCGGCTCCGGCGCCTCGCGCGCGCCCTTTGGCACCGGCTCCGGCCGCCCGGGTGAGACCGGGGCCGACACGGACTTCACCCCGGCGGACTCCTGCCGAAAAGAATCTGGGAGGGGGCCGGCCGCGGCTCCCCCAGCGCACCCCCGGAGGCCCGCCATGGGACCCGAGACCTTCTTCGCCGTCACCGTACTTTTCCTCCTGTGGCTTCTCACCGGGGCGGGGCTCGTCCTGTGCTGGCGGCGGCTCCGGCGCCGTTCCGGCATTGAAGGGTGCCCGCCGGTGGATCTGCTCGCGCAGATCGCCGCGCGCCAGCGGGAGGAGGCCCGGACGGCCGCGGCCCGGCTCTTCGAGGTGGCCGATTCCCTGGGCTTCGGCCTCATCCTGGCCGAGGAGGGCCGGCCGGCGGCCTCGAACGCCCTGGCGGAACGGCTCTGCCCCGTGGAGTACCGGGGACCGGAGGGGGCCCGCCGCCTGGTCGCGGCCCTCGGCCCGGAAGGGTCCCGGATCCTCCGCGAGGGCGGCCGCACCCTCCAGGCCCGGCGCCGGACCCTGGCCGGGGCCGCCGAGGCCGTTCTGCTGGAGGACGTCACGGAGACCTTCCGGCTGGCCGAGCAGCTGCGGCGGAGCGAGCGCCTGGCGCTCCTCGGGCAGATGAGCGGCCAGGTGGCGCACCAGCTCAAGACCCCGCTGGCGGTGCTGGCCGGCCGGGCCCAGCTCCTCTCCGCCCGGCTCGAGAAGCTTCCCGCCCTCCAGGACCAGGCCGAGGAGATCTACCGGGAGGCGGCGGCCCTGGCCCGGCGGATCAACGAGATCGTGGACTTCTACCGGCACCGGGAGCCGGGCTGGCACCGGGTGTCGCTGGAGGAGGTCCTCGGGGCCGTGGCGGAGCGGCTGGCCCCCGTGGCCGGGGCCGTGGCGGTGGAGGCGCGGTGCGAGACCGACCCGGAGGTGGAGACCGACCCGGTCCTCCTGGAGAACCTCCTCTTCCTCCTGGGCCAGAACGCCGTGGCCGAGGAGGTCGGGGCGACCCGCGTGGAGATCCGGGCGGTGGACCAGCCCGGCGGCCGGGTGGGCATCCGGGTGCGGGACGACGGCCGGGGCGTGGCTCCGGAGGTCCGGGAGCGGCTCTTCGAACCCTTCAGCGGCACCCGGGACGACGGCCTCGGCCTCGGGCTCTTCCTCGCCCGGGACCTGGCCGAGCGGCTGGGGGGCGAGCTCGCCCTGGAGGCGGCCGGTCCCGGGGCCTCCTTCCTCCTCACCGTGCCCCGCTCGCGCCCGGACGGGGCCGGAGCTCCCCCCAGGCCAGGCTGACCGAGAGGGCCAGGGCCACGAGGGCGGCCGAGGCCAGGGTGAGGCGGGCCCCCAGCCACTGGGCGAGGGCGCCCTGGAGGAGGCTCCCCGCCGGGAAGATCCCCATGAAGCTCGAGGTGAAGAGACCCATGAGGCGCCCCCGGATGGCATCGGGGGCGGCCAGCTGCAGCCGGCGGACGGCGTTGGTGGCGAGCACCACCATGGCGGCGCCCGCCAGGAAGAGGAGCCCCATGGCGGTGCCGTAGCCCGGGGCCAGGGCGAAGGCGAAGAGCGTCGCCGGGAAGGCGAGGGCCCCGGTCCACCACCAGGTGCGGCTTCGGCCGAGGTGGCCCCAGGCGGCCACGGCCACCGCCCCGGCCAGGGCCCCGAGCCCGTTGGCGGCGGCGAGGAAGCCGTATTCCCGCGCCCCGAGGCCGAAGACGTCCCGCCCGAAGACCGGCAGCAGGATGCTGTAGGGGAGGAGGAGGACGCTGAAGGCCGCCACCCCGAGGAGCACCGTCCGGAGCTCGCGGCGCCGCCAGGCGAAGGAGAGGGTGGATCGAAGGGCCTCCACGGGCCCGCCCCCCGCGGGCTCCGCCCGGCGCCGGCCGTAGCCCCTGGCTCCCAGCACGAGCAGCACGGCCGCCACCGCCGCCGAGGTCGC is from Dissulfurirhabdus thermomarina and encodes:
- the cutA gene encoding divalent-cation tolerance protein CutA, which gives rise to MSNDTAYLVVTTTAADRADADRLARSLVDRRLAACVQVTGPVTSRYRWQGRVETAEEWLITAKTRADRYPALEAELSRAHPYEVPEILAVPVSAGLPAYLAWIDESLAEPPGG
- a CDS encoding ElyC/SanA/YdcF family protein, coding for MADILLFFATPSRVISLLLFLGLFLWPLKYRRRTARLLLAAAFALFLLAGSGILGGLVLARLERDPALPAPPAPPAAAVVLLGVSGGPARADDARLGILAAVEAIRRHPGLRSVYLVPADGPASPERDLELEAAAGLLRRLLAGEAVDIHLLPGCSGPVEGFRRLAPILDHTSFLLVAAAYRMPRALLAARDLGGHPVPAPSGRLSGGASRGLRSLWPTPEGLLCSDLACRELCRYEAARLRRLARALWHRLRPPG
- the hisI gene encoding phosphoribosyl-AMP cyclohydrolase codes for the protein MPSLRDPIDAPDFAKGGGLLPAIAQDAATGEVLMLAYMNREAWTKTLETGKVHYWSRSRNRLWLKGETSGHVQMLREARLDCDGDTLLLKVEQLGGAACHTGRRSCFHRRVTPEGLVTEGEPVFDPREVYGT
- a CDS encoding MFS transporter; its protein translation is MPEPGGAPRPPLRPQALAALRQGGFALLLLGQALSLQGNWIQSTAQRWIILEISDAPWILGLMGAVAGLPVLLFSFLGGWMSDRLSRLPVLLAAHALIALQALLFGWRVQTGALTVPEALCFVFLLGCGMAFEVPARQSLVFEMVGRERIANALALHSTAFNLARFAGPAAAGLLMAAGHAAACFYLKAATSAAVAAVLLVLGARGYGRRRAEPAGGGPVEALRSTLSFAWRRRELRTVLLGVAAFSVLLLPYSILLPVFGRDVFGLGAREYGFLAAANGLGALAGAVAVAAWGHLGRSRTWWWTGALAFPATLFAFALAPGYGTAMGLLFLAGAAMVVLATNAVRRLQLAAPDAIRGRLMGLFTSSFMGIFPAGSLLQGALAQWLGARLTLASAALVALALSVSLAWGELRPRPGASGAR
- the yihA gene encoding ribosome biogenesis GTP-binding protein YihA/YsxC, with product MEPRVRKAELAASVHDLSRLPPADRPEIAVAGRSNVGKSALLNRLLGRRKLARVSQRPGHTRGLNFYGVNDAFYLVDLPGYGFARVPAAVRRQWQALVEGYLSGRATLRGVVCIVDARRLPDQADVDLVRYVRGLGRQAWVVVNKIDKIPQPRRAAQMKRIRAALGDLAAAPLPCSARTGEGVEALLGLLWNAAAP
- a CDS encoding sensor histidine kinase, whose protein sequence is MGPETFFAVTVLFLLWLLTGAGLVLCWRRLRRRSGIEGCPPVDLLAQIAARQREEARTAAARLFEVADSLGFGLILAEEGRPAASNALAERLCPVEYRGPEGARRLVAALGPEGSRILREGGRTLQARRRTLAGAAEAVLLEDVTETFRLAEQLRRSERLALLGQMSGQVAHQLKTPLAVLAGRAQLLSARLEKLPALQDQAEEIYREAAALARRINEIVDFYRHREPGWHRVSLEEVLGAVAERLAPVAGAVAVEARCETDPEVETDPVLLENLLFLLGQNAVAEEVGATRVEIRAVDQPGGRVGIRVRDDGRGVAPEVRERLFEPFSGTRDDGLGLGLFLARDLAERLGGELALEAAGPGASFLLTVPRSRPDGAGAPPRPG
- the hisG gene encoding ATP phosphoribosyltransferase, which translates into the protein MNKLKLGIPKGSLEKATIDLFAKSGWRIDVHHRSYFPDIDDPEIACSICRAQEMSRYVEQGTLDVGITGRDWILENESDVVFVTELVYSKVSRRPARWVLAVPGDSPYRKAEDLAGKKIATEMVNFTRRYFAERNVDVQVEFSWGATEAKVVSGLADAVVEVTETGSTIRAHGLVIIEELMESTPQLIANHAAWADPWKRKKIEQIALLLKGALRAHRLVGLKMNVPKERLASVVDLLPSLNAPTVSPLYDAGWCSVETVIAENVVRELIPRLTEAGAQGIIEYNLNKVL